From one Rhodamnia argentea isolate NSW1041297 chromosome 1, ASM2092103v1, whole genome shotgun sequence genomic stretch:
- the LOC115754580 gene encoding uncharacterized protein LOC115754580 — protein sequence MPRPLTPLLLLALTFVVARVSSHEEPGEWRCESDSAEIRLLAEFRPGIVALDGRPDDWDAVDGSEFALLPALDPDADKEYNGGKMTVKALHDGKDVFFLLQVDGDYVYSPGNSNKCPSVALMFQIGRSATYHDMGGCKEGTGTCTSKTCKDHEVDIMHFSIGNAIPGRLYGGNPIDIAKGYGGDRFGHLVDLYAWTPHCRYLDGTGPSGNDSSAQNNWRGAWWHSSLSVQSGFVLEDSPYGSDGQKGTYYFEFSRPLRTMDRLQQDVQFTIGESSKISAAFWYPVDGTPWHGSGHFTISCDWLSLDITSGGSTLTKSTSASSWDVASMFSFLFSVIALCLSIFAIYRISRPRSFQFSPMEEVSME from the exons ATGCCTCGTCCTCTGACGCCCCTCCTTCTCCTCGCCCTCACGTTCGTCGTCGCGCGAGTCAGCTCGCACGAGGAGCCGGGCGAGTGGAGGTGCGAGTCCGACTCGGCGGAGATCCGGCTACTGGCCGAGTTCCGGCCCGGGATCGTCGCTCTCGACGGCCGCCCCGACGATTGGGACGCGGTCGACGGGTCCGAGTTCGCGCTCCTCCCCGCTCTCGATCCCGACGCCGACAAGGAGTACAATGGCGGGAAAATGACCGTTAAG GCTCTTCACGACGGCAAAGACGTGTTCTTCTTGTTGCAAGTGGATGGCGACTATGTGTACTCTCCTGG CAACAGTAACAAATGCCCCTCAGTTGCTCTCATGTTCCAAATTGGTCGAAGTGCTACCTATCACGAT ATGGGTGGGTGTAAGGAAGGCACTGGTACTTGCACCAGCAAGACATGTAAAGACCATGAAGTTGATATAATGCACTTTTCAATCGGAAATGCCATACCGGGAAGGCTCTATGGTGGAAATCCTATTGATATTGCCAAAGGATATGGTGGTGACAG GTTTGGCCATTTGGTCGATCTTTACGCTTGGACCCCGCACTGCAGATATCTCGATGGAACTGGCCCTTCAG GAAATGACTCCAGTGCGCAGAACAACTGGAGAGGTGCATGGTGGCACAGCAGCTTGTCTGTACAGTCTG GTTTTGTCCTAGAAGACAGTCCATATGGATCAGATGGTCAAAAGGGCACATATTACTTTGAATTTTCAAGGCCTTTGAGAACGATGGATCGCCTTCAACAG GATGTCCAGTTCACAATTGGTGAATCGAGTAAAATATCAGCGGCATTCTGGTATCCTGTCGATGGGACTCCATGGCATGGATCGGGGCACTTCACCATCAGTTGTGACTGGTTGTCTTTGGATATTACTTCGGGTGGGTCGACGCTCACGAAGTCAACATCGGCAAGTTCCTGGGACGTGGCAAGCATGTTCTCCTTCCTATTTTCTGTGATCGCTTTGTGCCTGTCGATTTTTGCCATTTACCGCATTTCTAGACCTAGAAGTTTCCAGTTTTCTCCCATGGAAGAAGTATCTATGGAATAA
- the LOC115754579 gene encoding pentatricopeptide repeat-containing protein At1g02370, mitochondrial-like isoform X2, which translates to MQWMEKRNINFAYADHALNLDLISKVKGIDAAESYFNSLPESAKNLVTYGTLLNCYCKEANEDKALALFKKMDELNFSTRLAFGNLMTLYLRLGKPEMVPSLVAKMKEKKISLDNFAYIIWMQSYASLDDIEGVEMVWQEMLNDSSQGDDWTVYSNLASIYVNAGLFEKAESALRNLETFMKPQNCEPYHFLISLYAGTSNLKEVNRVWESLKEVFKTPTNFSYLIMLQALCRLKDVEGLLKCFNEWESGCRSYDQRLAKVAVSACLERDMLEEASRIFDEAIRRGNRPFFKGREVFMLYFLKKGEVDLAMEHLAAVIAGAEGEKWHPDAVIMNAFLKHFEETKDTDSAEKFCVLLKNEVGVKVLLKTYIAAGRTAPEIRKMLERDDITMDDELYNLCEKVCAS; encoded by the coding sequence ATGCAATGGATGGAGAAAAGAAATATCAATTTCGCATATGCAGATCATGCGCTAAACTTGGACCTGATATCAAAGGTCAAAGGGATAGATGCAGCTGAGAGTTATTTTAATAGCCTCCCTGAATCAGCCAAAAATTTAGTTACGTATGGAACTCTTTTAAACTGCTACTGTAAGGAAGCTAATGAAGACAAGGCATTGGCCCTCTTCAAGAAAATGGATGAACTGAACTTCTCCACTAGGTTGGCTTTCGGCAATCTTATGACATTGTACTTGAGATTGGGCAAGCCTGAGATGGTCCCTTCCCTTGTAGCAAaaatgaaggagaaaaaaatttccttggACAATTTTGCCTACATAATCTGGATGCAGAGTTATGCGAGTTTAGATGATATTGAGGGAGTAGAAATGGTGTGGCAAGAGATGTTGAATGATTCAAGTCAGGGTGACGATTGGACCGTGTATAGCAACCTAGCCTCGATCTATGTCAATGCCGGACTATTTGAGAAAGCTGAGTCCGCTCTGAGGAATCTGGAAACTTTTATGAAACCCCAAAACTGTGAGCCGTACCATTTTCTGATCAGCCTGTATGCAGGCACTTCTAATCTGAAGGAGGTGAATCGGGTTTGGGAGTCCTTAAAGGAGGTTTTTAAAACGCCGACCAACTTCAGCTATCTTATCATGCTTCAGGCGCTTTGTAGACTAAAGGATGTAGAGGGTTTACTAAAATGTTTCAACGAGTGGGAGTCTGGTTGCCGCAGTTACGATCAAAGGTTAGCAAAAGTCGCGGTAAGTGCATGCCTAGAGCGCGACATGCTAGAAGAGGCATCAAGAATATTCGATGAGGCCATTAGGAGGGGCAATAGACCATTTTTCAAGGGCAGGGAGGTATTTATGCTCTACTTCTTGAAAAAAGGTGAGGTAGATTTGGCTATGGAGCACTTGGCTGCAGTTATTGCTGGAGCAGAAGGTGAAAAGTGGCATCCTGATGCAGTTATCATGAATGCATTCCTGAAGCACTTCGAGGAAACTAAAGACACTGACTCCGCCGAAAAGTTCTGCGTGCTTTTGAAGAATGAAGTGGGTGTCAAGGTGTTGCTGAAAACTTATATAGCAGCTGGCAGAACAGCTCCAGAGATTCGTAAAATGCTGGAAAGAGATGACATAACAATGGATGACGAGCTATATAATTTGTGTGAAAAGGTGTGTGCCTCATGA
- the LOC115754582 gene encoding beta-carotene isomerase D27, chloroplastic codes for MKPLVLLSPLPTSSFSPRGHAPRRASARFPTRLSLHSKTSVADGATPRAEHKPGVFDALFLNLFRSKMVKEVGWDSEKPGYDGLIEVARRLMMKGSNNSDTRDATVRILRSLFPPFLPELYQLLVAPIGEGKVAAVMVARVTVLTCQWLMGKCTVNSVDLPDGTSCESGVFVERCKYLEESKCVGICVNTCKLPTQTFFKDYMGVPLLMEPNFEDYSCQFKFGIHPPRPREDAALKEPCLEICPNAIRRREVTQNTELGCPKA; via the exons ATGAAGCCTCTGgttctcctctctcctctccccacGTCTTCGTTCTCTCCCCGCGGTCACGCGCCACGCAGAGCAAGCGCTAGATTCCCCAcccgtctctctctccactCCAAGACG AGCGTGGCAGATGGTGCGACTCCCAGGGCTGAACACAAGCCTGGCGTGTTCGACGCTCTGTTCCTCAACCTGTTCCGTAGCAAGATGGTCAAG GAGGTTGGATGGGATTCAGAGAAGCCAGGATACGACGGGCTGATCGAAGTCGCGCGCCGCCTCATGATGAAGGGTTCGAATAACTCCGACACCAGAGATGCGACG GTTCGGATTTTAAGATCGCTGTTCCCTCCGTTCCTGCCGGAGCTTTACCAATTGCTCGTCGCACCGATAGGAGAAGGAAAGGTAGCTGCAGTTATGGTTG CAAGAGTGACTGTGCTCACTTGTCAATGGCTCATGGGAAAATGCACGGTCAATTCTGTCGACCTTCCTGATGGCACCTCTTGTGAAAGTGGG GTCTTTGTGGAGAGATGCAAGTATTTGGAGGAGAGCAAGTGTGTCGGGATCTGCGTCAATACTTGTAAGCTTCCGACTCAG ACTTTCTTCAAGGACTACATGGGGGTTCCCTTGCTTATGGAGCCGAACTTTGAAGACTACAGCTGCCAG TTCAAGTTTGGCATTCATCCTCCGCGGCCTCGAGAGGATGCGGCCCTCAAGGAGCCTTGCTTGGAGATTTGTCCCAACGCTATCCGACGGAGAGAAGTCACGCAGAACACTGAATTAGGATGCCCAAAGGCATGA
- the LOC115754579 gene encoding pentatricopeptide repeat-containing protein At1g02370, mitochondrial-like isoform X1 produces MNPSRHIASRLTHLRRLSAVAETPSPAAAPLEARPVRIYRRLSPLAGFGGSVSKTLNDYIMEGRRLSKLDLVRCARELRKYRRYEHALEVMQWMEKRNINFAYADHALNLDLISKVKGIDAAESYFNSLPESAKNLVTYGTLLNCYCKEANEDKALALFKKMDELNFSTRLAFGNLMTLYLRLGKPEMVPSLVAKMKEKKISLDNFAYIIWMQSYASLDDIEGVEMVWQEMLNDSSQGDDWTVYSNLASIYVNAGLFEKAESALRNLETFMKPQNCEPYHFLISLYAGTSNLKEVNRVWESLKEVFKTPTNFSYLIMLQALCRLKDVEGLLKCFNEWESGCRSYDQRLAKVAVSACLERDMLEEASRIFDEAIRRGNRPFFKGREVFMLYFLKKGEVDLAMEHLAAVIAGAEGEKWHPDAVIMNAFLKHFEETKDTDSAEKFCVLLKNEVGVKVLLKTYIAAGRTAPEIRKMLERDDITMDDELYNLCEKVCAS; encoded by the exons ATGAACCCTAGCCGACATATAGCCTCCAGATTAACCCACCTGAGACGGCTATCCGCCGTGGCGGAGACTCCCTCGCCTGCGGCGGCGCCGTTGGAGGCGAGGCCGGTGCGGATTTACCGGAGGCTGTCTCCTCTGGCAGGTTTCGGAGGGAGCGTATCGAAGACGTTGAACGATTACATCATGGAGGGACGGAGGCTGAGCAAACTCGACCTGGTGAGGTGCGCCAGGGAGTTGCGCAAGTACCGTCGCTACGAGCACGCTCTCGAG GTAATGCAATGGATGGAGAAAAGAAATATCAATTTCGCATATGCAGATCATGCGCTAAACTTGGACCTGATATCAAAGGTCAAAGGGATAGATGCAGCTGAGAGTTATTTTAATAGCCTCCCTGAATCAGCCAAAAATTTAGTTACGTATGGAACTCTTTTAAACTGCTACTGTAAGGAAGCTAATGAAGACAAGGCATTGGCCCTCTTCAAGAAAATGGATGAACTGAACTTCTCCACTAGGTTGGCTTTCGGCAATCTTATGACATTGTACTTGAGATTGGGCAAGCCTGAGATGGTCCCTTCCCTTGTAGCAAaaatgaaggagaaaaaaatttccttggACAATTTTGCCTACATAATCTGGATGCAGAGTTATGCGAGTTTAGATGATATTGAGGGAGTAGAAATGGTGTGGCAAGAGATGTTGAATGATTCAAGTCAGGGTGACGATTGGACCGTGTATAGCAACCTAGCCTCGATCTATGTCAATGCCGGACTATTTGAGAAAGCTGAGTCCGCTCTGAGGAATCTGGAAACTTTTATGAAACCCCAAAACTGTGAGCCGTACCATTTTCTGATCAGCCTGTATGCAGGCACTTCTAATCTGAAGGAGGTGAATCGGGTTTGGGAGTCCTTAAAGGAGGTTTTTAAAACGCCGACCAACTTCAGCTATCTTATCATGCTTCAGGCGCTTTGTAGACTAAAGGATGTAGAGGGTTTACTAAAATGTTTCAACGAGTGGGAGTCTGGTTGCCGCAGTTACGATCAAAGGTTAGCAAAAGTCGCGGTAAGTGCATGCCTAGAGCGCGACATGCTAGAAGAGGCATCAAGAATATTCGATGAGGCCATTAGGAGGGGCAATAGACCATTTTTCAAGGGCAGGGAGGTATTTATGCTCTACTTCTTGAAAAAAGGTGAGGTAGATTTGGCTATGGAGCACTTGGCTGCAGTTATTGCTGGAGCAGAAGGTGAAAAGTGGCATCCTGATGCAGTTATCATGAATGCATTCCTGAAGCACTTCGAGGAAACTAAAGACACTGACTCCGCCGAAAAGTTCTGCGTGCTTTTGAAGAATGAAGTGGGTGTCAAGGTGTTGCTGAAAACTTATATAGCAGCTGGCAGAACAGCTCCAGAGATTCGTAAAATGCTGGAAAGAGATGACATAACAATGGATGACGAGCTATATAATTTGTGTGAAAAGGTGTGTGCCTCATGA